A genomic segment from Chitinophaga niabensis encodes:
- a CDS encoding VOC family protein, whose product MAKALRINHVTLIVDNLEKAGEFYQQELGLEPLPAFRFDYPVMFFKFNDQEQLHISEWEDRTSFRGHICVQVDDFNSIFFRMKALNVIDVSPWGKVRKLPDGAMQMFVRDPAGNLVEISSIPGAEVDPRIFEDELYEEGLYISNRNDFRGYKSDDATLYHNKP is encoded by the coding sequence ATGGCAAAAGCACTTAGAATTAACCACGTCACACTCATTGTTGACAACCTGGAAAAAGCAGGTGAATTTTATCAGCAGGAACTGGGCCTGGAACCACTGCCTGCTTTCCGGTTCGATTATCCGGTGATGTTTTTCAAGTTTAACGACCAGGAGCAATTACATATTTCGGAATGGGAAGACCGTACTTCATTCCGTGGACATATCTGTGTACAGGTAGACGATTTCAATAGCATCTTTTTCCGCATGAAAGCACTGAATGTTATTGATGTAAGTCCCTGGGGAAAGGTGAGGAAATTACCTGATGGCGCCATGCAGATGTTTGTACGTGATCCTGCCGGTAACCTGGTTGAAATATCTTCTATACCGGGCGCAGAAGTGGATCCGCGGATCTTCGAAGATGAACTGTATGAAGAAGGCTTGTATATTTCAAACAGGAACGATTTCAGAGGATATAAGTCTGATGATGCTACTTTATACCATAACAAGCCATGA
- a CDS encoding ThuA domain-containing protein, whose product MNTFCISLLLTLSTGLFCAQSPQKAKKPLVVFVCGDHEYSGEETLPIIAAELEKNYGMRTIVLKASPDHNSEENIPGLEALKDADLAVFFLRWRRLPPEQLAHIEAYLKTGKPVMGFRTTTHAFNFPKGHASEKWNAFGEFALNAPPGWGGKAKHTHYGHNSSTDVSIVPKEANNPILTGVAKDFHVRSWLYHVVPDYPVKGSTWLLTGKAVNPERPAVENPVAWTGTNSFGGKVFMTTLGHPEDFRIEAFQRLVINAIHYELGLKIPTKWKGKMDIQVPYRVAK is encoded by the coding sequence ATGAATACTTTTTGCATCAGTTTATTATTAACACTCAGTACCGGTTTGTTCTGTGCGCAATCTCCGCAAAAAGCAAAAAAGCCCCTGGTTGTTTTTGTTTGTGGAGACCATGAATACAGTGGTGAAGAAACGCTGCCTATTATTGCGGCGGAACTGGAAAAGAATTATGGCATGAGGACAATTGTTCTCAAAGCCTCTCCCGATCATAACAGCGAAGAGAATATCCCGGGCTTGGAAGCATTGAAGGATGCAGACCTTGCCGTGTTCTTCCTGCGCTGGCGAAGACTTCCTCCTGAACAGCTTGCTCATATTGAAGCCTACCTGAAAACCGGGAAACCTGTTATGGGATTCCGTACCACTACGCATGCCTTCAATTTTCCCAAAGGGCATGCCAGCGAAAAATGGAATGCCTTTGGAGAGTTTGCATTAAATGCTCCTCCGGGTTGGGGAGGAAAAGCCAAACATACACACTATGGGCACAATAGCAGCACAGATGTAAGTATTGTTCCCAAAGAAGCAAACAACCCTATTTTAACCGGTGTAGCAAAAGATTTCCACGTTCGCTCCTGGTTGTATCACGTTGTACCGGATTATCCCGTTAAAGGTTCCACCTGGCTGCTTACCGGCAAAGCGGTGAACCCTGAAAGGCCCGCAGTTGAAAACCCTGTGGCCTGGACAGGCACCAATTCTTTCGGCGGAAAAGTTTTTATGACCACACTGGGCCATCCGGAAGATTTCAGAATAGAAGCTTTTCAGCGGCTCGTGATCAATGCCATTCACTATGAGCTGGGCCTGAAAATACCCACGAAATGGAAAGGTAAAATGGACATCCAGGTACCTTACCGCGTTGCTAAATAA
- a CDS encoding 2-hydroxyacid dehydrogenase, translating into MRKNVLLLESVADEAFAVLQENVNVFTGYDEGSLKDVLSKVEVHGIITRGKKRIDKALMEACPHLQVAARCGVGLDNVDIAEATARKVRVINAPGSNAGTIAEHVLALMLILMRDLYTSVEHVKQNNWDWRNQYAGDELNGKTLGILGMGNIGKRVARLAEAFGMNVIYWSRSEQDLPYKYLPMDEVLKQADIISLHLPLDKGTDQIIGKKELALMKPHAFLINTARGALIDHAALLNALDAQALAGFAADVLPEEPPVQNLPLVQHARAIVTPHSASLTASTYRRMCLLTVNNVVAVLTGGEPDLNSIYNRNSFV; encoded by the coding sequence ATGAGGAAAAATGTATTGTTACTTGAATCTGTTGCAGACGAAGCATTCGCTGTACTTCAGGAAAATGTGAACGTATTCACAGGATATGATGAAGGCAGTTTAAAGGATGTTTTGAGCAAAGTAGAAGTACATGGTATCATTACAAGAGGGAAAAAAAGGATCGATAAAGCCCTGATGGAAGCATGCCCGCATTTGCAGGTGGCGGCCCGGTGCGGTGTAGGATTGGATAATGTAGATATAGCTGAAGCAACAGCAAGAAAGGTACGGGTGATCAATGCCCCGGGCAGCAATGCCGGCACCATTGCAGAGCATGTTCTCGCCCTGATGTTAATATTAATGCGCGACCTGTATACATCGGTGGAGCACGTTAAACAAAACAACTGGGATTGGCGCAATCAATATGCAGGAGATGAATTGAATGGTAAAACCCTGGGCATCCTGGGAATGGGAAATATAGGAAAGCGGGTGGCCAGGCTTGCTGAGGCATTCGGGATGAATGTAATATACTGGAGCCGGTCGGAGCAGGACCTGCCTTATAAATACCTGCCCATGGATGAGGTATTAAAACAGGCAGATATAATAAGCCTGCATCTCCCTTTGGATAAAGGAACGGATCAGATAATAGGAAAAAAGGAACTGGCTTTGATGAAGCCGCATGCATTTCTGATCAATACGGCAAGAGGCGCATTGATTGACCATGCAGCACTATTGAACGCATTGGATGCACAGGCTCTTGCAGGTTTTGCTGCAGATGTGCTACCCGAAGAACCACCAGTTCAAAACCTTCCGCTTGTGCAGCATGCACGTGCGATCGTTACACCACATTCTGCCAGCCTTACGGCATCCACATACCGGCGGATGTGCCTGCTTACTGTAAATAACGTAGTGGCAGTACTTACTGGCGGAGAGCCGGACCTAAACAGCATATATAATCGAAACTCGTTTGTATGA